The nucleotide sequence CTGTGTTACGGTTACGAGTGCCTGGCCTGTTACAGTTTCAACTTTCTCGCGATACACCTGCCCGACTGAAGACCCAGATTCGACCAACTTTCCGCTGCGACCATGTCTTACCAGCGCGCTCGGCCTCATCGCCACAACTGAGGCACTGCGCGAACAAGTCGGTCTTAAAAGCAACTCCGTTCGGCTAAGAGTAAGCCAGGGAATCGAAAGAAGCCAAGAGCAGGCAAAACAGTGGCCAAAACGCACAGCAAGAGGCCAGCTCTCCACACCACCGATTTGTCGGAGAAACACCTTTTGTTTTTCTCTTTGAGCCTTACTTTGCGGTATCGTGGGTAGGTTTATGGTTGGGACCGGCCACTCCCCACCGCAGTTGATGCTACACCGAGATATTCTTTGCCGCAAGGCCTGGCTTTCGCTACTATTATGAAAGACGGAAGGAGGCTTACTATAATTGCTATAGAGCCGGGCCTTTAACAATGCGATAAACGGAGTCGAGATTTGGAGATCGGCACGGTGGTGCACGGAGCAGCTACGAAACCACACTGACTGCGACTCCAGCTCACTTAATTGTTGGCTACCCGAACCTCCGAGCCCAACTAGTCGATTATCATTTCGGACCGAACAAGTATAGAAGTCTCCATCCGAGGTAAACTAATTTTCAGATACTCTGTACTGCCCAGACCGCAAACGGTATATATATCGAGCCTCGTTTCCATCTGTCTTCATGGTGACGGCTTGGGTCATTATAAGTCAACAATTCTCAGCAATTAAGTCGAGAAAACATAGAAATGGAAAACTCAAGCCATTACCACTAAGTGTCACTAATTTAGTTGGGAGAAATCCGAAAAGAAACTTGCGCAAATCAACCAGGGATATTAATCGTTTTGTCTTATAATCAGCATAGTCTGTTGCGCGAATTATTGGGTTTTCTCCACATAGGATCGGCCCCccaaatatttgaaaaaaatctcTGTGTAGCTTTGATTTACCAGATCAAATGGTCGAGCCTACTAAAAAAGATAACGAGGTATCCAACAGAATTAGCCCTGGGAGCTCTGGGTATAGCCTGCCACCGGCTGCCAAGCCATTCACCGATTCGGTTTTCGCAGTCAGTGCGGTTTCTGTTTTCTTTTGATAGTTTGCTTGGCTTTTGGCCTTTCATTTTCATGAGTTACAGTTGAGGTTCTTCGATTTGGATACCCAAAGACAACACTAAACCGGTATGAATTGCATGCATAATGCATAAATGTGTGCCACTTATTGCATTTATGTCTGCACACGTTCGGTTGACTGTGGATACATACCTGTGGAGCACAGGCTTGGTGTTGTAAGGCTTACGGATTTATAAGTCAGGCATTCCTAGGTGCGACTAAGTCCCATAAGTTGGAGTTTCACCTGCTTGCTCTCGGAGTGGCGACTTTGCAGGCATTACCAAACTTGATTAGCGATCTGCTCGAAAGCTTAGTCGATTTGGTGGGTGATTTGTAGAGGTGCAACTTTGGGAAAGGCGAAATGTTCTAAGGGTTCCTGGTATCAAGTTGCcattgttttggttttggtctTTTGTTGCCGGTCAGGCTTGTCCGGTTGAATCACCTGCGAAAAGAGGCCGCATTAAGCGTATCCTGGGAGGCCGCTGGAACGGCAAGCCTATCCATGCAGTTCGCGTATACGaaacataataaaaacaaaagctgTGGGGCAACTGATTGGCATATTACGACATCTCGGCCTCGGCTCCAGCTCCAGCTGGatctctctcctctccaacggATCGCTCGCAGAAACGCGCTCAAAACAAGTTGTTCGGTCACCTTCTCAGTCGCAAACTGATGCATGAcgatgacgacgacgacgatcAGTTGCTAAACAAACGCTAGCGAGCGCGGTTGAGATCGAGCCAAGTTAACGTGCGCTCAGAGCTAGAACGGGTCGTATCGGATAGGCTTGGACTGGATTGGTGTTCCAATCTGGCCAAAAAAACCTTTGTGTGTGTACAGGTATTCGAAAAGCGATCATTCTTTTAAGTGCGCCCACAATGATATACAGAAAACAATCGATCTGTAGTTAACTACCCAAAAACTTTGATCTGTAtttatacatacataagtACATGAATGTGGTCCACACAAAACACGGCATTGGACTGATGGGAATCCGCTTTCCACGAGGAAATTACGTCAGTTTCCTCTTTTGCGTTGGTTTCGGTTTCGGCTTCACAATCCGCAATCCCAACATTGTCAGCCAATGCATTGAACTGGCTCGCCGATTATGGCAGTTGCAGCTTACGGTTTTGGCAAAGATGCACATGCTTGACTCTGGGCCAGCGTTGAGGGCGCGGGCGTGACACGACCCGAGATGCTCTATGCCCATTACCTGACCTTGCTGCGGATGTGCGGCTGTCGTGCTGCATGGCCATGCACGCAGCCATCTCTGGGGCCACGCCAAACTGGTTTTGCTTCCTTAGCCCGCCTAGATGCTACCCACATAAATATGCAAACAAACGCCGTACATACGAATGTGAGGGCAGTGGCAGTCCGTGGTACATGGCCGCAGACGTAGCCAAGTATGACGGTTGGGTATAAGTGTTGTCATTACCGAACCGAACTGAAGCCGAACCGAATTGACGCATGCGCGACGGTGCCAAATAATTGCAAACGCTAAACTGACGACTTTTGTTGGCTTTTCCCCAGGCACACGCAGCCGATGAAAGCTGCAGCCAAACGGAGCCAAGATGCCGCGCAAGCTGCTTAAATTCCTGATCATCTTCGACAACACCTCCCTGCTGTACTTCCCGGGCCAGTTCCTCTCCGGACGCGTGCTGATCGAGTTGCAGGACGAAACGCCGGCCCTGGGTCTCCACTTCCATGTGGTGGGTGAGGGCGTGGTGCGCAACGGTCGGCGACAGGAGCGGACGTACGACAAGGAGAACTACATCGATTTCCGAATGCGACTCCTGGGGGACGTGGACCAGGGCGGTCCAGCCATACTCTCGCCGGGAATACACAGCTTTCCCTTCAAGCTCGGCCTGCCACTGGGCCTGCCATCCACTTTCCTGGGCCGCTACGGCTGGATTCAGTTCTACTGCAAGGCGGCGCTACGCGAGAATAACGGCATCATCCACAAGAACCACCAGGTCTTCATCGTGATGAACCCCATCGACCTGAACCTTGAGAAACCCATTTTGGCAGTAAGTAGCAACACCAACTCTTCTCAGTAAGGAGCTCACCCTCGCTCCTTCAGCAACCGTTCACCTGCGAAGTGGAGCACAAACTGGGCGTCGTCTGCGTGGGCGGAGGTCAAATCAAGTGCAGGGTGTCCCTGGACCGCGGTGGCTATGTGCCTGGGGAGAACATTCTGGTCACCGCATTCATCTCCAACTACAGCAATGTGTCCATTAAGCGCACTAAGGCGTCGCTCACCGAGGTAGGTTCCAGCTTCCATTGCAGCATTGACTCGACTTAATTCCGAATCTTTTCCCTACAGACCATCGAGTATTTGGCGCGCGGAAAAGTAGTGCAGACTGAGAAGCGGGAGCTGGCTGTCCTTGTTCGTGGCAAGATCCGTCCTGGGGGCAAGGATGAGTGGCACAACGAGCTTTACGTACCGCCCCTGCCGCCAACCAACCTGCACGGCTGTCACCTGATAAAGATATCTTACGACGTCTTCTTCGTAATCGAGCCAAAGTCCATGGAGAAGGAGATCAAGCTGCAGCTTCCCATCGTGCTGGCGACCTACCCCTTCCGGCACTCCGGAGATGCGGCGAATGCCAACACCTGGCCTGAGTCGGTGCTGAAGCCTGACACCCACACCCACTATCCGTCGACGCTGCCCATATTCCGGCCCTGGCTGCACGAAAAGCCCACCGAGGCATAGCCTCCGGGCCCCAGGCTTCAGGTCCACCGTACATCATAGTTTTGTTAACAACGATTTGCGCCATACTCTAATTTAAACTTATTTAACTCGTACGTACCGTTTCTAATGTGTTTACCCTGTGCAACTGTGGCTTAATCGTTTCTGAACATTTTTTCATGATTAAACAATGTAATTAATCAATTTTCAATTATTTCTTAATGATTAAACATTGGGAAATTTATTGAAACATTGTAATACAAAGATGCATAGATTCCAATAAGTTACATTTCAAAACTAAAGTAAGCTCACATTTGATCGAGCTTTCGTCAAAACTTGTTTATGCAAAATTTCTAGCATACTTTAGGGGATCCGATCAAAAAGCACTTACTGACAGAAGCTCGCATCCTATTGGTCCGCCAATAGGATTCCCTCGTTCGGCAGCCATCTTGAAAAAAACAGCTGATTGCCAGACCCGTGCTCCGATCTTTGGGTACTTTCTAAGCTTTCTGTTCGCCTGGTACATCGAAATCACAATTGCCTAGCTTGGCTGCGAAAAATGTGGGCTGGCTTGATCGCAATTCGATGGGAAAAAGTAGGATTCATTGCATTGATGACCAGGAGAACAGAATTCACTAGTAGGTGTCTGAATTTAGATTGTTCCCATTGTCAGGGTCGTAGGCAGATTTTGGCTAAGGGGGTTAAATGGGGGCCCTTGACCCCCAAACCCCTCTTTCTGCGGACTACGCCTCTGTGTGCCTTGGACAGAACTAACGGTTGTTTAAAGAACATCCCAAATTTTACGTGGACGCTTACTAAGAATTATGTTCGCCTGGtgttttaaaatgaaaaatcttCGATTTGCCAACCAACAAACTCAATTTTTTCCAGTCAAACCTGGTGATTTATGATTTTGAAGCACCAGGCGAACATAAAGCTCAGAAAGTGACCAACGATTTTAGCAGGTTTCTGGCGATCAGCTGTTTTATTCAAAATGGCTTCCGACCAAGAGAATCCTATTTGCCAGCCAATAGGAAGCGAGCATTTGTCAGTGAGCGCCATTTTAATAAATCCCCAAAAGATGCAATTAATTTGGCAGCGAAACAGACTGAgcttaaaagtatgctacaagTTTAAATACGCAAGAAAATAGTTTGCCTTAAAATTAATTCTttcgtttttaaaatattagcagttttttaatgtatagacagatatttttttaataacaaataaaaaactaatccTATCATCGATAGATCCCTTATCATCGATTTCAACAGAAACATCGAGTCATCGCCATCACTAGCTAATCCGCAACATGAAAACAATTCCTATTTTTATCTGGATATTTCTGTTCCATGACGCCTCCAGCGACTGTGGCTGCCAGAAGCTCGACCGCAACACAACGCCCGATGGGGAAAAGGCGCCGCTTCCAGATCAAGTGTGCCAGCAAAGGGCGCAGGGTGCAAGCCACTACCGGGATTACTATGGCGAACTGGAAGCAGAAATCGCGGATATGTCGCTCATTCCAGGAGGAAGCTATCTGTTGGGCACCGACAATCCGCACTTTCCGGCCGATCGGGAAGGTCCGGAACGTCAAGTGAAGCTGGAGGACTTCTACATGGACAAGTACGAAGTATCCAACGACGCCTTCGCAAAGTTTGTTCTGGACACCAACTACACCACGGAGGCCGAGCGCTTTGGCGATAGTTTTCTGTTCAAGAGCCTTCTGAGTCCATCGGAGCAGAGGGAGTTGGAGGACTTCCGCGTGGCTAGCGCCGTTTGGTGGTA is from Drosophila suzukii chromosome 3, CBGP_Dsuzu_IsoJpt1.0, whole genome shotgun sequence and encodes:
- the Vdup1 gene encoding arrestin domain-containing protein 4, producing the protein MPRKLLKFLIIFDNTSLLYFPGQFLSGRVLIELQDETPALGLHFHVVGEGVVRNGRRQERTYDKENYIDFRMRLLGDVDQGGPAILSPGIHSFPFKLGLPLGLPSTFLGRYGWIQFYCKAALRENNGIIHKNHQVFIVMNPIDLNLEKPILAQPFTCEVEHKLGVVCVGGGQIKCRVSLDRGGYVPGENILVTAFISNYSNVSIKRTKASLTETIEYLARGKVVQTEKRELAVLVRGKIRPGGKDEWHNELYVPPLPPTNLHGCHLIKISYDVFFVIEPKSMEKEIKLQLPIVLATYPFRHSGDAANANTWPESVLKPDTHTHYPSTLPIFRPWLHEKPTEA